The Meiothermus ruber DSM 1279 genome includes the window AAGAGGGTGCGCAGGTGGTAGGTGATGCCCACCATATAGCCCCCGTGCACGTGCACCACGCCCTTGGGCTTGCCGGTGGAACCCGAGGTGTACAGGATGAACAAGGGGTGTTCGCTGTCGACCGGCAGGGCGGGGGTGGTGGGCCGGTGGGCCTCGATTAAATCCCAGAATTCCAGCGGCCTGACCGCGCCGCCCCGGCTGAACCACAGCACCGGTATATCCAGGCCCTGGATGGCCTCCTCGAGCACATGGCTGAAGTGCAGGGTGCGCCCGCCCTGGTACATGCGGTCGGCCGCCACCAGCAGCCGGGCCTGGGTATCCTCCAGGCGTTCGCGCAGGGCCTGGCTGCCCAGGCCGGCAGGAATGGCCACGTGCACCGCCCCGATGCGGGCGCAGGCCAGAAAGGTCAGGGCCATCTCCAGCCCGGTGGGCATATACACCGCCACCCGGTCGCCGGGCTTGATGCCCAGCGACAGCAGCCCACCGGCCAGCCGGGCGGCCAGGTCGCGCAGCTCGCGGTAGGTTAGCTTGTGCACTGTGCCGTCCCCGGCCAGGGCCATCAGGGCCAGTTGATTGCGGCGTGGCCCGTCGGCGTGCCGATCCAGGGCGTTGTAGGTGATGTTGGTGGTGGCCCCCACAAACCAGCGATGGTAGGGGCCGTCCACTTCGCGAACCCGCTTCCAGGGGTTGAACCAGTGGAAGCGCTCAGCCCATTCACCCCAAAAAGCCTCGGGCTGCTCGAGGCTGCGCCGATACTCGGCAGGGTAGTCCTTGAGGTTGGCTTTTTCCACCAGGGGCCTGGGGGCCCAGACGGGGGTTTCTTCGCTGGATGCGCCCAGGTAAACGGGCTCGCTGGAGGGTAAGGGCTTGCTATCGCTGGGTGGGGTGTGTTCGACCTGGACGCGGCTGGAAGCAGCCCTGGCTACCTCCTGCACAGCTTGCACCAGCCGGGTGAAGGCATAAGGAAAGCGCCTCGAGGGCACCACCACCCCAAAGGCTCCTATCACCGTACCGTCCGGGCTGAAAATGGGGGCGGCCACCCCGGAGATGCCGTCGGCGTGCTCCTCGAGCTCCACGGCAAACCCCATCTGGCGCACCTTGGCCAGCTCTTCCTCCAGGGTCAGGGGGTCGGTGATGGTGAGCCGGGTATAAGCCTTCAGATCTTGCAGGTGGGGGGCCTGGGCCTGGCTGTCCATATAGGCCAGCACGGCTTTGCCTAAAGCCAGGGCATGAAAGCCTTCAGACACCTGATCCACGAGGCCGGCCAGCTTGGGCAGGCCCTGCCGCCCGCGGGTGGACAGGCGCAGCTTGCCGTCGCGATCCAGCAGGGCCAGGTAGGTGCGCTCACGGGTGCGCAGGTAAAGCTCTTCCAGCGCATCCGATAGCTTCTCAGGCTCGGCCAGGCGGTTGGGTGAGGGCGCCAGGGCGTTTTTGGATAGCCGGTAGGTGCTACCGTCCCGTTCGGCAAACCCTTCCGAGACCAGGCTGGCCAGCAGGGCGTAGGCGGTGGAAAGGCTTTTGCCTAAAAAAGCGGCCAGACGGGCAGCCTCCACCCCCTCGGGGTGTTCGGCCAGGTAGGCCAGCACCCTTAGCGCCGCTTGAACGGTGGTGAGTTTGCGACTCTGTGCCATAGGTCTTCGGGTTGCTGCACCGTATGATCAAAGGAAGACCAGCGCAGGCTCATCTGGGTTCTGCGGCTATGATGGCCTGGATTGCTCTGGGCTGTCAAGTAAAGCCGGGTTTCGCATATTTGCCGAAGCCCAGTCTTTCTTGACGCCGACCCCTGCCCCGCCTATGCTCACCAACAAACGACCCCTTGATTCGGTAGCCTAACCGAACCCAGAAGAGGTAATTTATGGAAAAAATCGAAGCGGTTCTAAAGGAGGAGCGGGTTTTTCAACCCTCGGAGGATTTTCGGCAGGCGGCCCGTATTCGTCGGCTCGAGGACTACGAGGCCCTTTACCGCGAGAGCCTCCAAGAGCCCGAAAAGTTCTGGAGCCGGGTAGCCTCGGAGCTACACTGGTTCAAGCCCTGGGATAAGGTGCTCGAGTGGAACCCCCCCAACGCCAAGTGGTTCATCGGGGGGCAGCTCAACCTTTCCTACAACTGCCTGGATCGCCACCTCGCAACCCGTGGCAACAAGGCTGCCATCATCTTTGAGGGGGAGCCGGGCGACTCGCGCATCCTCACCTACCAGCAATTGCACCGCGAGGTGAGCAAGTTTGCCAACGTGCTTAAAGGGCTGGGGGTGCGGAAGGGCGACCGTGTGACCATCTACCTGCCCATGATCCCCGAGGCTGCCATCGCCATGCTGGCCTGTGTGCGCATTGGGGCGGTGCACTCGGTGGTGTTTGGGGGCTTCTCGGCCTCGGCCCTGGCCGACCGGATTAATGACGCGCAGGCCAAGGTGCTCATCACCGCCGACGGTGGCTGGCGGCGGGGGAACGTGGTACCGCTCAAGGTCAACAGCGACGAGGCTTTAGCCGATGCCAAATCCGTTGAGCAGGTGGTGGTGGTGCGGCGCACCGGCCACGAGGTTCCTATGGAGCGGGGCCGCGACCACTGGTACCACGAGCTGATGGCCTCGGCCTCACCCGACTGCCCCCCCGAGCCCATGGACGCCGAAGACCCTCTTTTCATCCTGTATACCTCGGGTTCCACCGGCAAGCCCAAAGGGGTTTTGCACACCACCGGGGGCTACTCGGTGTATACCTACCTGACCGCCCAGTACATCTTCGACCTCAAGGAGTCCGATACCTACTTCTGCACGGCGGATGTGGGCTGGATTACCGGTCACAGCTATGTGGTGTATGGGCTGCTGCAAAACGGGGCCACCACCCTGATGTACGAAGGCGCGCCCAACACACCGGACGAGGGCCGCATCTGGAGCATCATTGAAAAATACAGTGTGAGCATCCTGTACACCGCGCCCACGGCCATTCGCGCCTTTATGAAGTGGGGCGAGCAGTGGCCCCTCAAGTACAACCTCTCGAGCCTCCGCCTGCTGGGCTCGGTAGGGGAGCCCATCAACCCCGAGGCCTGGTTCTGGTACTACAAGGTGATCGGCAAGGAGCGCTGCCCCATCGTGGATACCTGGTGGCAGACCGAGACCGGCGGGATCATGATCACCACCCTGCCGGGTGTGCACCCCATGAAGCCCGGTCATGCCGGCAAGCCCTTCTTTGGGGTACAGCCCGAAATTGTAGACACCTCGGGCCAGCCGGTGAACAACCCCGACGAGGGCGGCCACCTGATCATCCAGAAACCCTGGCCCTCCATGCTGCGCACGGTCTGGGGCGACCCGGAGCGCTTCGAGCGGCAGTATTTTTCCCAGTACCCCGGCAACTACTTCACCGGCGACGGGGCCCGGCGCGACGAAGACGGCTATTACCTGATTCTGGGCCGGGTGGACGACGTGCTCAACGTTTCGGGTCACCGCCTGGGCACCATGGAGGTCGAAAGCGCCCTGGTCTCGCACCCGGCGGTGGCTGAGGCGGCGGTGGTGGGGCGGCCCGACCCCATCAAAGGTGAGGGCATTGTGGCCTTTGTAACCCTCAAGACCGGTTTCAGCCCCAGCGCTGAGCTGGCCCAGGAACTCAAGGCCCATGTGGTCAAGGCCATTGGGGCCATTGCCCGCCCCGACGAGATTCGCCTGACCGATGCCCTGCCCAAAACCCGCTCCGGCAAGATTATGCGCCGCCTGCTGCGGCAGGTGGCCTCGGGTGAGGAGATCAAGGGGGATACCAGCACCCTCGAGGATCGGGGGGTGGTGGAGCGGTTGAAATCCACCCCCGCGCAGTAGCTTTTATAAGGGAGCAGGGGTGTATTCCGGCCGTATTGCTTAGGCTTTCAAAGGTGAACGATGCGGCCGGAATGCGCACTGCACAGCAAGCCACCCTTGGCATCGGAAAAAGCCAGGGAGTGCTGTGCACCGGACTCCAAAAGGTCATCCCCTGGAGTCCGGTGATGTTCTGTTGGGATTTGCGCGGGTGGCCCTACTCCTCGTCGGCGCTGGCGACCGCCTCCCGCCGCCCGGCTTTCCACTCCAGCCCGGCCCAGATGAGGCTCTCGAGGTCGCCGTCCAGCACGTTCTCGGGGTCGTGGCGCATCTCGCCGGTGCGGTGGTCTTTGATGTACTGCTTGTCCAGCACGTAGCTCCGGATCTGGCTGCCCCACTCGATAGGCCGTGACTCACCTTTGAGCCGGGCCAGCTCCTCCTGCTTTTTCTTCCACTCGATCTCGAACAGCTTCGAGCGCAGGATGTTCAGGGCCATCTCTTTGTTCTTCTGCTGGCTGCGGGTGACCTGGCACTTCACGAAAATGCCGGTGGGCAGGTGCACCACCCGCACCGCGGAGTCGGTGGTGTTGACCCCCTGGCCGCCCTTGCCCTGCGAGCGCATCACGTCAATGCGCAGGTCTTCGGGGGCAATTTGGATGTCCACCGATTCGTCTACCTCGGGCATCACCTCCACCGCGGCGAAGCTGGTCTGGCGCTTGCCCTGGGCGTTGAAGGGGGAGGGCCGTACCAGGCGGTGCACCCCGGCCTCGGCCGAGAGCAGGCCGTAGGCGTTCTCACCCCGCACGATAAACTGGGCCTGGTCAATTCCGGCCTCGGCGCCGGGTTCTAAGTCCACAAGCTCTAGGCTGAAGCCCTTGCGCTCGGCAAAGCGGGTGTACATGCGGTAGAGCATCTGGGCCCAGTCGCAGGCCTCGGTGCCGCCCGCGCCGGGCTTGATGGTCACAATGGCTGCGTTTTCAGCGTAGGGAAAGCCGAGCAGGGTTTGGTGGTAAAGCTCCTCCAACTCGCGCCCAGCCCGCTCGAGTTCGGGTTGCATCTGCTCCCGCTCCTCGGGCGAAAGCTCCGGCCAGAGTTCCAACAGCCCTTGCAGGTCGGACTCCAGGCGGCGGTAGCCCTCCACCGCTTTGCGCAGCCGGGCTGCTTCCTGCGAGATTTTGCGGGCGTGGGCCGGGTCGTTCCAGAGGCTGGGGTCGTTGATTTGACGGTCTAGTTCCTTCAGGCGGGCTTCTTTACCCGCGATGTCAAAGATACCCCCGAAGGGCCTCGAGCCGGTGTTCTAGGGTCTCTAAATCCATAGCACTTGAGTGTAGGCTTTCTGGGGCCAAACGTCAAACGTGGTTTGACCCGAAGCAACGGCCCCCATCAATCAGCAGCCAGGGCCAGGTCGGGCATTTGCAGGCCGACCTGGGCCCCCAGGCTGCGCAGCCGGTTTTCGATGTCGTCGTAGCCGCGCTCGATGTACTGCATTCCGGTGATATGGCTTTCGCCTTCGGCAGCCAGGGCCGCGATAATCAGACCTCCTCCAGCCCGAATATCGCGGGCCTCAACGGCAGCCCCGGTGAGCTGGCGGCCCTGAATCACCAGGGTGCGGTCTTTTAAGGTGACATCGGCCCCCATGCGGGCCAGCTCGCTGGCGTGGGTGAAGCGGTCGGGGTAGACCCGATCCGAGACCAGCGAGGTGCCGTGCACGGTGGCCAGGTAAGCCGTGGCCGGGGGTTGCAGGTCGGTGACGAAGCCGGGGTATTCACGGGCCTCGAGGTTGAAAGGTTGGGGGTTGGGGGTGGCTTCCAGTCGAATCCAGTCCTGGCCGGTGGTGATGTGGTGGCCCGACTGCGCGAGCTTATCCAGCACCGCGTCCATGTGGAACGGTTCCACGTTGGTCAGGGTGATGGAGCCCCTGGTAGCGGCGGCGGCGAACAGATAGGTGCCGGCCTCAATGCGGTCGGGGATGACGGTGTAGCGCCCCCCCCGCAGACTGGGCTTACCCTTGATGTGCAGGATGCTGCTCCCGATGCCCTTGATCTCGGCCCCCATCATGGTCAGGAAGTTGCACAGATCGACGATCTCAGGCTCCTGCGGGGTGTTTACCAGGACAGCCTCGCCGCCCAGGGCTGCGGCCATCAGGGCCTGCTCGGTACCGCCCAGGGTGGGAAGGTCGTAGACCACCCGACCCGAGGCCGGTTTGCGCCGGCGGGCGGTGTAGGCCAGGCCCTGCTCGGTGATCTCGGTGGTGACCTCGAAGCCCAGCGCACGCAGGGCTTTGATGTGCTGATCGACCGGCCGCTCAGCGAAGTTGCAGCCACCCGGCAGGGGCACGGTACCCTCGCCGGCCCGTGCGGCCAGGGCGCCCAGGACGTTGAAGCTGGCCCGCATCTTGCCGACCAGCTCGAAAGGGGCCTGGGTAGAACGAATTTCGGGTGTGTGCAGGTGCAGGGTACGGCCCTCCCAGGCGTGGCGGGTGCCCAGGTGGCCCAGGAGCTCGAGCAAAACGTCAATATCACGCAGGCGCGGAACCTCTGTGAGGGTAACCGGCTCTGCGGTAAGAATGCTGGCGGCCATTAGCTTGAGCGCCGAGTTTTTGGCCGGAAAAATCCGCAGCTCACCACTAAGGGGAACACCGCCGCGAATAGTTAAGATTCTATTCATACAGGATCGCGTCTCCTGGGTGTGCTCGAGCGTTGTTGTGCATGTTACACATCACACTCACTATGAGCATAGTAAGCCAGAACCGTATTGTCAAGCACAAATGTAACGTGCTAAATTATAGCCAGAAACGCATGCGAGTATTCTACCGTAACCATACTCGTGCAGTGCTTAGACCAACCGGTTATGCCTAAGAAAGAGAAAAAGCGCCTCCAGGTAGTCATCAGCGACGATCAGGACGCCCTCCTGACCAAGCTGGCCTACGAGCTTTCCAGCCCGGAACAACTGGTTTCCAAGTCGGAGGTGGTGCGGCTCGCCATCGAAAAGCTCGCCGACGGGATGGAAGAAGGCCAGCAAAAAGCTGAATTAAAAGCGCTTCTGAAGCGGCTCGAGGAGCAGGAAGAGTAAACCCGCCCGGCGTATTACAGCCCGGTTCTGCTGGGCCGCAGGACGCCTGCTTTGAGCCTGCCCCAGCCCAGGCTGAAGTTTCCAACGGGTGTTTGCAGCGCCACCAGCTTCCAGCCATCGGTGCCTTCCGCTGGGATGGGCTGTCCCAGGGCAAAAGCCAGGGTTCGGGGGTCGTCGCTCGGCAGGAGGAGGGGGTGGTTAACCTCCCCAGGCGTTAGGTAGTGGGCCAGCGGCTGACCTGGCAGAAACCGCCCAGTGTCTTTGCGGTGGCCGGTTCGTGCCTGGCCCAGGTAAAGCCCAGGCGCTGGCGCGCGGAGGCCCTCGAGGTCGGGTAGCCCGGGGGGCAGCAGGTAGAGGTGCCCGGCGCGCTCGAGGAGCTCCCCCTCGAGGGCAATTTGCAGGTGTTCCTCACTCCAGGCCTGCCACAGCGCTCTGGCCTCGCGGGAAGGTGGGGGGATGCGGGCCTGAGGGGGGTGGTTCTCTGCACCATCGATCTTGCGCAGCCTGGCCAAAAAGTGCCCCTCCCCGCGCAGCCGATGGGGCCACAGCCGGGCTGTTCGGGCCAGGGCGGGGAGGCCATCGCCCCAGGCCGGAACCCCGTCGGCAAAAAGAGGGGAGATGCGGGCGTCCTCGAGCGTCCAGCCAGGGGTGCGCAAGAAATCTGCAATGACCTGCTCGTTTTCCTCTGGGGCGAAGGTGCAGGTCGAGTAGACCAGTGTGCCGCCTGGGCGCACCAGGTCGGCGGCGGCGGCCAGCAGGGTCTTTTGTATCCGGGCGGCCCGCGATGGAGCCCCAGGCCCCCAGTGTCGAACCACCTCGGGGTCTTTACGAAACATGCCCTCCCCGGAGCAAGGGGCATCCAGCACCACCCGGTCGAAGTAGGCTCCCCAGGCTTGGGCCAGCTTCTCCACCGGCGCCGAGACCACCGCCAGATTGGCGCCCCAGCGCTCCACGTTTTCCAGCAGCCCGCGCACCCGCTTGCTATCGATTTCGTTGGAGATCAAGAGCCCCCGGCCCTGCATCCGGGCCGCCAGATGGGTGGTTTTACCGCCGGGGGCGGCGGCCAGATCCAGCACCCGCTCACCGGGCTGGGGGTCGGCCAGTACCCCCACGGCCTGGGCCGAGGGCTCCTGGATGTAGTACAGCCCCGCGTAGTAGTACGGATGGGGGCCGGGCCGGGCCTCGGCCGGGTAGTAGAAGCCCTCAGGCGACCAGGGGATGGGCTCGAGGGGCCAGGGGCTGATCTGCCGAAGCTGCTCGGGGCTTAGCTTGAGCGTGTTGACCCGCAGGCCATAGCTGCGGTCGGCCTGGGTAAGGGCCCTCAAAAACTCCGGAAAGGCCTCGCCCAGCAAGTCGGACATTTTGTTCAGAAAGGCTTTGGGCAGCACAACGCTTACAATGCTAACCGATGTCCATTGTAGCGATTGGAACCGATATCGTAGAGCTTGCACGCCTGCGCAAGGTGTGGCAGCGGCACCCCCGGCGGTTTTTGGAACGCCACTTTGTGCCCAGCGAGATCCAGTACTGCCTGGCTAAGCCCGACCCGGTGCCTTCGCTGGCGGTACGGTTTGCGGCGAAGGAGGCCTTTCAGAAATGCTGGCCGGATAGCTTTGGCTGGCTCGAGGTCTGGGTGGAGATGGAAGGGCGCAGACCCCTGCTGCATTTTGCCCCAAAACTCCGAACCCGGATGGAGGCCGAACATCTAAAAGCCCACCTTTCACTTACCCACGAGAGGCACTATGCCCTGGCGATGGTGGTACTGGAAAGAACCTGAACAGTTAGGTGGAGGTAGGGGTGTTGTTTCAGACTGGCTGCAACCCGCGGTCAGACGGGGCTTCCAGCAGCAAAAAATGGTGCCGGGAATGGGACTCGAACCCACACGCCCTTGCGGGCAACGGATTTTAAGTCCGTAGCGTCTACCATTCCGCCATCCCGGCAGACCCGCTCTCTAGTTTAGCCGTTATACGCAATCTGGCAAGATAAATCGCAGCAATACAGCAATGGATACTTTTGTTGAGCCCTGAGACGATTTGTTATCCCAGGTGATACTCATGCGTTACTTATTTATGAGAACAAGCAAAGTACTACTATTGTGTAGCCTCATAAACATACTTTGTGTTGCGGGTAGTGGAGGAAAATTTATGCATATTAGCCGGGTAGTAGAGGAGAAATTTCACATGAAAAGCCGACAAAACCTGAACGAGCCGGTTCTACCCCTACTTTTTGATCAAACCGACACACCTGAACAGGTAGCGTTACTGTAAGACACAAAAAGCTGGAAGGCTTGGCGGCCAGCAGCTAAAAATCATCCATATAGCACTGCTTGGCTCAGTGATTTACCTCCCAGTAAATCTTCCCTTTTATTTGGAAACACTTGCGAGAGGTATGTATGCCTGATTTTATTGGAGCAGTATTGGTGCTGGTCTGCTTTGGATACCTTGTTGCCATCTTTGACGACCTGATTTTCGATGCGGCCTACCTGTTTCGAAGACGCCGTTTTCAGCAGGCCGGTCTTTCGAAGGAGGAACTTGAAAGCGACAACCCCAAGCGCATCGCAGTAATGGTGGCAGCCTGGCAGGAAGCTGGGGTGGTGGCCAAGATGGCGAAGGCCACGTATCGTCTAATGCGTTATCCGGAGGATCGGATCGAGTTTTTTATTGGGGTATACCCCAACGACGAGGCCACGTTGCATGAAGTACGCGAACTGTCCAAGAGCAACCCTCGAGTACATTGCGTAGTTAATCAGAAACCGGGGCCAACTAGCAAAAGCCAGAACCTTAATGAGGTTTTTGCCTTTATCCAAGACCTCGAGAACATCCGGAATCAGGCGTTTGATGTTATTGCTCTACATGACGCAGAGGACGTGATTCACCCTTATGCCTTTCGCTTCTACAGCGCCCTGCTTAGCCGCCATGACATGGTGCAATTGCCGGTGATTGCCATGTTTCCCAGGCTGCCCTGGTGGCGGTGGCTAAACCGCATTGTTTCCGGCACTTATGCCGACGAATTTGCAGAGAGCCACCTTCACCACATGCCGATACGCGAGGGGTTTGGCTTGTTTGTGCCCAGTGCTGGTACCGGCTTCGCTTTGCGACGAGAAGTGGTGAGCTTTTTGGCGGCTGAAGGCCCGGTTTTCCGAGAGGGAAACCTGACCGAGGATTACGACATGTCGTTGCGCTTGTGGCAAAAAGGCTTTCGGGTGCACTTCCACGTGCAGCGGCTCAAGCGCATAGATGATCGAGGCCGGGTTTGCAACGAGGTAGTGGGAATTAAGGAGTACTTTCCTTTTGAAATACCGGCTGCTGTAAAGCAAAAGGCGCGCTGGATTTATGGCATTACCATGCAGAGCCCCAAGGAGACTGGCCTCAAAAGACTGCGCTTAAAGGAACGACTGATACTCTGGCGTGATTGGAAGGGGAAATATACCAACCTGATCCATTTTGTGGGCTATCCACTGGCTTTGTACTCTGTACTGGCCTACTTCCTCGACTGGCCGCATGCAGATCCCCGGTTAATGCTGGTGCTCAGTGGTGGTGTTCTGCTGATCACCCTCGAGCGCCTCCTGATGCGCTTTGCTGCAATCAAATCTGTATATGGGGTAGCCGAAGCACTACAGGCCACCGTGGTGCTGCCATTGTTTCCCTTGAGGTGGTTTGTGGGAAACATCATCAATGCTCTGGCTACTCTGAGGGCCTGGCGTATGTACTTCTGGCCCGCTCGAGGGGCCCGCAAAGGTGCGACCCCAGTTTGGGATAAAACCGAGCGCAAGAGCTATGTGCCTGCTGAGGTGCTTGAGTCTGTTCGCCGTCGCTTGGGGGATGTGCTGCTCTTTTACGGTGATGTAAGCCCCCAAGAGCTGGCTTTAGCCTTGCGCACAAAGCCTTCCGGAGTGCCCTTGGGTGAAATTTTATTGCGCAACCAAACGCTTGATCCCGATCGCCTCAGGCTGCGCATTACCGAGACCCAGGAACGCCTGCAGAACGAATCCAAAGTATCAGCCATTACAGCGAATAAATGACGTATTGCGTTGGATTGGCAAAGGAGCGGTGGTATGAACCTAGCAAAATGGCTCGAGGCGGTCAAGCATTACAGCAAAACTTTGCTTCTGCTGCTCGGCCTGCTGATTTTGGCAGCTTGTGGCAGCTCTCCAAGGCCGAACGTGCAGGACATACAAGACAACCAGGGGGGTGGAGTTAATACGCAGGCAGTCACCCCGGTGCTGATTCTTTATCCTGATGGGCTGGGTACATTTGCTGAATCCGACGGAGTTTCTTTACAAGGTAAGGCCAAAATTGGGTCTGTGCAACTCAAACCAGGCCTGGCCTACGACAGTTCGACACGCCCTAAGAAAAGCGCTAAAGACAAGCGCGGCCAGACGGGGGCACAGGCGCTGGGTGACGTGCAGACCCAGGCCTTCTCCTATCCCGATGCGGCCCAGATCTATGCCATCATGCTGACCAACCTGTTGGGCCGCTACGCCGATGTGGTGGTAACCCGCAAGGCGATTTCTGCCTACACGGCTGGAGAGGCCAACCAGTACTATCGCACCTTTTACATTGGCAGCACTTACGAAGACCCAATTCCGCCCGCGTTCATCTCGGACATCATGGCCGGTGCAAAAGTTACCTGGCTCAACTACAACATCTGGCGTCTGGATAACGCCGCCATCGGGGCCAGCCTGAGCCAGCTCGGCTTGCGCTATGTGGCCTTGTACCCGGAGTATCAGCCGTCTGAGTTTTCGACTGGCTTCAACAGGATTGATTATCGGGGTTATGCTTTCAAAAAATACATCCCGGGCTTGCTGGAAGTGCCTATCGAGATGATGGAGGTGGCCCCCGAGTCTCCCAGCGTGATCGTACACGCCTGGGCCAGAAATAGCGCAGGGCGGCAGATACCTTACGCCTTGCAAAGCGGCAACTTTTGGTACATCGCCGACAATCCCTTCACCTATATTCATGAGCAGGATCGCTATCTGATTTTTGCGGATCTCATTGCGCCCATGATGGGCCGGGACACCACCTGTGCGCCCAGGGCCTTGGCCCGCATGGAAGATTTGAGCCCAAACGACCAGGGCGCTGATCTCAAGCGCATGCTGGATATCATCAACCGGGTAGGAATTCCCTTCCTGGCTACGGCCATACCCCTGTACATCGACAACAACACCACGCCGGTAACTCAAATTCGCTGGACGCAAAACAGCGGGGCCCTCGCCCAGCTTCGCCGCATACCCAGGATTCGCGGCAGAATTTTCCAGCATGGCTACACCCATCAGTTTGAAAATCTGAAGAATCCTTCTGGTATATCGGGTGATGACTGGGAATTCTGGCGGGTGGAGCTGGATGCCAGCGGCAATCGCATTACCAGCACGCCCATACCGGGGATGACCGCCAGCAGTGCGCTGCAGCGCATTCAGACCGGGCGCTCGATTTTGAGCAGCCTGAGCACTGCGCTGTCCAACTTAACCCCCGTTGGCTGGACAACCCCTCATTACGAGGCAGACCCCAGCTACTACGCTACCTTCAACCAGACGTACAACCGGGCTATGGAACGGCGCATCTACCGGGTGGGTTCGGTTATTGCAGGGCAGTTTTTCCCCTATCCAGTGCGCGATGTGAATGGCACCCTGATGCTTCCTGAAAACCTTGGCAGCGTGCAGCCCAACTACCTGCTGCCCATGGTAGAGGAAGCGGCTCGAGCCAACCGGGTGTTGCGTTGCCCCTGGGCGGGCCATTTCTTCCACGCCTACACCATTGACCCAAGTTACACCGGCCCCAATGCCTACTCGGCGGCGCAGTTTGAAAGTTTCCTGGGCTATATTCGCAATACCCTGGGCTACACGTATGTAGACCCCACGGGCGTCACCACGCAGTAGCCGGTGCTGTGGCCCTATGCAACGAATCGGTGCTTTGCTGATCTTGCTGATGCTGGGAGGGTGTTATGACTTCACCCTCCCGCCTGGGCCTGTGAACCCCAAGCCGCCGCTGGTCAGGAGAATAGGGGTGCCCCCCTCTGGTACGCTTTACCACGGTGTGTATCCGGGTCAAAAGGATCGGGAGGAGTACCAGATAACACCTTCCTCGCTGGAGGCCTATGAGCAGGCCGTCAACCGTAGGGTGGCCTGGGTCTATTTTTCCAACGACTGGTTTGCTGGTCGGGATTTTCCTACCGCTACCGCTGAGTGGATTCGGGCGAGGAATGCCGTTCCATATATCCGACTGATGTTGCGCAGTAGCAGCGAGACGTATGTTCCCGAGCCGCTGTACAGTTTGCAGGCGATTCTACGAGGCGACTTTGACCCCGATCTCAGGGCCTGGGGCCGGG containing:
- the rsmF gene encoding 16S rRNA (cytosine(1407)-C(5))-methyltransferase RsmF encodes the protein MLPKAFLNKMSDLLGEAFPEFLRALTQADRSYGLRVNTLKLSPEQLRQISPWPLEPIPWSPEGFYYPAEARPGPHPYYYAGLYYIQEPSAQAVGVLADPQPGERVLDLAAAPGGKTTHLAARMQGRGLLISNEIDSKRVRGLLENVERWGANLAVVSAPVEKLAQAWGAYFDRVVLDAPCSGEGMFRKDPEVVRHWGPGAPSRAARIQKTLLAAAADLVRPGGTLVYSTCTFAPEENEQVIADFLRTPGWTLEDARISPLFADGVPAWGDGLPALARTARLWPHRLRGEGHFLARLRKIDGAENHPPQARIPPPSREARALWQAWSEEHLQIALEGELLERAGHLYLLPPGLPDLEGLRAPAPGLYLGQARTGHRKDTGRFLPGQPLAHYLTPGEVNHPLLLPSDDPRTLAFALGQPIPAEGTDGWKLVALQTPVGNFSLGWGRLKAGVLRPSRTGL
- the acpS gene encoding holo-ACP synthase, giving the protein MSIVAIGTDIVELARLRKVWQRHPRRFLERHFVPSEIQYCLAKPDPVPSLAVRFAAKEAFQKCWPDSFGWLEVWVEMEGRRPLLHFAPKLRTRMEAEHLKAHLSLTHERHYALAMVVLERT
- a CDS encoding glycosyl transferase family protein codes for the protein MPDFIGAVLVLVCFGYLVAIFDDLIFDAAYLFRRRRFQQAGLSKEELESDNPKRIAVMVAAWQEAGVVAKMAKATYRLMRYPEDRIEFFIGVYPNDEATLHEVRELSKSNPRVHCVVNQKPGPTSKSQNLNEVFAFIQDLENIRNQAFDVIALHDAEDVIHPYAFRFYSALLSRHDMVQLPVIAMFPRLPWWRWLNRIVSGTYADEFAESHLHHMPIREGFGLFVPSAGTGFALRREVVSFLAAEGPVFREGNLTEDYDMSLRLWQKGFRVHFHVQRLKRIDDRGRVCNEVVGIKEYFPFEIPAAVKQKARWIYGITMQSPKETGLKRLRLKERLILWRDWKGKYTNLIHFVGYPLALYSVLAYFLDWPHADPRLMLVLSGGVLLITLERLLMRFAAIKSVYGVAEALQATVVLPLFPLRWFVGNIINALATLRAWRMYFWPARGARKGATPVWDKTERKSYVPAEVLESVRRRLGDVLLFYGDVSPQELALALRTKPSGVPLGEILLRNQTLDPDRLRLRITETQERLQNESKVSAITANK
- a CDS encoding polysaccharide deacetylase family protein, with the translated sequence MQLKPGLAYDSSTRPKKSAKDKRGQTGAQALGDVQTQAFSYPDAAQIYAIMLTNLLGRYADVVVTRKAISAYTAGEANQYYRTFYIGSTYEDPIPPAFISDIMAGAKVTWLNYNIWRLDNAAIGASLSQLGLRYVALYPEYQPSEFSTGFNRIDYRGYAFKKYIPGLLEVPIEMMEVAPESPSVIVHAWARNSAGRQIPYALQSGNFWYIADNPFTYIHEQDRYLIFADLIAPMMGRDTTCAPRALARMEDLSPNDQGADLKRMLDIINRVGIPFLATAIPLYIDNNTTPVTQIRWTQNSGALAQLRRIPRIRGRIFQHGYTHQFENLKNPSGISGDDWEFWRVELDASGNRITSTPIPGMTASSALQRIQTGRSILSSLSTALSNLTPVGWTTPHYEADPSYYATFNQTYNRAMERRIYRVGSVIAGQFFPYPVRDVNGTLMLPENLGSVQPNYLLPMVEEAARANRVLRCPWAGHFFHAYTIDPSYTGPNAYSAAQFESFLGYIRNTLGYTYVDPTGVTTQ